One Scylla paramamosain isolate STU-SP2022 chromosome 7, ASM3559412v1, whole genome shotgun sequence DNA window includes the following coding sequences:
- the LOC135102171 gene encoding uncharacterized protein LOC135102171 isoform X2 → MQEENLQPNKSYKVRVLLATSAGYPEHMIRLPWYTVRMPRSSSDLPRDNVFLIVHLSTCSQRPTEVLVNWTLDASLQKDLANYHVLYNTSTSVWQKELPTTETSLTLTYLVPRTCYGVKVRATYSTGRNSTESYLKTICTLPRPPHILSQHSNTNRIKVNKLRTKVLNTTSMRITWKHTPRKIQVDFYTIRVENVESDPNSQTETPEDKRSEVKGTHLEAAGRGPRSPQPTKYEDSRDTANIKI, encoded by the exons ATCTGCAGCCAAACAAATCTTACAAAGTGAGAGTCCTGTTGGCTACCAGTGCTGGCTACCCAGAACACATGATTCGGCTGCCCTGGTACACCGTCAGGATGCCACGCAGCAGCTCTGACTTGCCACGGGATAATGTCTTCCTCATCGTTCATCTCTCCACTTGCAGCCAGAGGCCCACCGAGGTCTTG GTAAATTGGACGCTGGACGCCTCACTGCAGAAGGATCTTGCCAATTATCATGTGTTGTATAACACCTCCACCTCTGTCTGGCAAAAAGAACTCCCAACGACCGAAACTTCCCTAACACTCACATATCTAG TTCCGAGAACGTGTTACGGCGTGAAGGTCCGAGCCACCTACAGCACCGGGCGAAACAGCACCGAGTCTTACCTGAAGACCATCTGCACACTGCCACGGCCTCCCCACATCCTCTCCCAACACTCCAACACCAACAGGATCAAAGTGAACAAGCTCAGG ACCAAGGTGCTGAACACTACCAGCATGCGCATCACCTGGAAACACACGCCGCGGAAGATCCAGGTCGACTTCTACACCATTAGGGTCGAGAACGTTGAATCAGACCCGAACAGCCAAACGGAAACACCCGAAGACAAGCGGAGTGAGGTGAAGGGGACGCATTtggaggccgcgggaagaggtcCTCGCAGCCCACAGCCGACGAAATACGAAGATTCCCGAGACACGGCTAATATTAAAATAT GA
- the LOC135101774 gene encoding uncharacterized protein LOC135101774, producing MEKLEKARAACQGWLSRVCVKMDGLLAKSPPATSSELVEVLEEFDKRLNKLEEVQSEIELEISPEALEEYLDKADAVRQQARQKRLLCADKLKKLAEGDKDKSDSSSTTAPLHAKLPKLELPRFDGDLKQWQSFWEQFSSHIDDTELPTISKLTYLLSLLDGTAKDVVEGVPHTCASYKTVVDLLKQRFGKSECIIHAHVQALLDLQVPVHQGKTYILQLWRLRDEVVKHTRSLEAQGVTGKQCEVLLTPMIVSRLPTELRLNWSRDGSGHESDLEWLLSWLQREIEVIERSEMYKGNVKSLEGRKGSKDSKEVHKGNKEKLFTASALHVTSPPERSDCVFCSKRNHKSEKCYKFLVLDGQQRFDKIRELGVCFRCLNSGHKSRSCKAKCSKCRGDHNSTMCGVKLSVVPKAEVEESKQMGTQTLAMLSGHYRNKTVLQTAKVKVVNHKGDIVTARLMFDNGCDRSYVTNKFVGRCKPEWVTNTEVPYSSFGGHSSSKCVQSSLYKLKLLDDKGDLFSLVLAGIPIICEPLIRPVVPEHILSAFNHLKFADDFDHSSPLDLDILIGLDYYWSLVTPSDAVQVGLTVALKSVFGWTLSGNTGKLSDTTGVPLLPTFKPSSPQLLCISKVTDADMSNFWDLETIGISSSKESKEDVRDKIVQEYSDKIKFVDGRYEVHLPWKDNPKKDTLMSNEVQAKKRLNKLLVKLDKDEDLKAEYMKVFAEYEHLGIIEEVPVEEIVHPGPVYYMPHRPVVRLSSSTTKVRPVFDASAKGPNGISLNDCMTTGPSLNPDLVEILIRYRRWPYVVTADIVKAFLQISVQSQDRNVHRFFMPAEGGVRHMRFTRVVFGNTSSPFLLNATIKTHLSKYSECEVIQDLQRDMYVDNWFSGADSEVEAVRKYTTAYNIMSEANMSLEKLVSNSLVIASKCNDKVHCVQDDEVNSVLGLKWSEDSDVFSYCGLDLDFPLELACTKRTVLSLIAKIFDPCGFISPFTMYAKILFQDIWKSGVSWDDKLSQDLEVRFEKWVRSTRHLSPLVIGRHYFPHVPWKSIEFIEIHGFGDASEKGYGACVYLRLCLDSACNTSLVVSKSRVAPIKKLTLPKLELLGALLCARLVVFVKKALYLKIKTQVTCWTDSTIALGWIRNDPSLKDVYVNNRVREIQHLTPPSNWYHCKGTENPADLITRGLLAESLLGNDLWFSGPKYLSDPTFRVQERDALTASINTVNVVLENNLACLAVQTRTPIFDLERYNDLAKSLRIVGYVLRFINNCKSKRLGCELKTCRFTTEELEFAELKLIYVEQRQAFPDEIKAISSERSLPKHSKLSKLNPFLDQEGILRIKGRLQFSSLGYNSKHPIILPKGHFSKLLVQFQHKFMKHAGVNSIVSSLRTSFWVIGLRRMAKTVVRECLSCRRHDSRPCSQPVAPLPDLRVNPAPPFAVTGLDFTGPLFSADHPGKKLYVLLFTCAVIRAVHLELTESMSLVDCMRAIRRFVARRGIPNVFYSDNAKTFVAASTEVQKVFGHLAPRWKFNVPRSPWWGGWFERLIGSVKLALRKSLGVKYVSQSELETILIEIESCINSRPLTFVSDDPDFDHYLTPSHFILGRNSTCTPSDVDESPIISPEDLYIRKNIRNQRLEHFWKVWREDYIANLPPVVKGFNQKCKVDVGSVVLIRGDNVPRQRWPMGVIVNVIVNVYPGRDGVIRSVDVKTGKGIFNRTIQTLHDLEINPHLDTDVITPQPVLHDQAVQDDVTSSVANDDSVQDCDPEEEEEVAVYTSRGRLVKRPHRLDL from the coding sequence atggagaagttAGAGAAGGCCCGAGCAGCTTGTCAAGGATGGCTGTCAAGAGTGTGTGTCAAGATGGACGGACTCCTAGCCAAGAGCCCCCCAGCAACCTCCAGTGAGTTAGTAGAAGTTCTGGAAGAGTTTGATAAGAGGCTTAACAAGTTAGAAGAAGTGCAGTCAGAGATAGAATTGGAGATAAGTCCTGAGGCACTAGAGGAGTACTTGGACAAGGCAGATGCAGTCAGACAGCAAGCCAGGCAGAAGAGATTGTTGTGTgctgacaagcttaagaaactGGCTGAGGGTGATAAGGACAAGTCGGATTCTTCAAGTACCACAGCCCCTCTCCATGCAAAACTTCCCAAGCTAGAACTACCTAGATTTGACGGTGACCTGAAGCAGTGGCAGAGTTTTTGGGAACAGTTCTCCTCACACATAGACGACACTGAGCTGCCCACCATTAGTAAGCTAACCTATCTACTGTCACTACTAGACGGCACTGCTAAGGACGTGGTGGAAGGAGTGCCGCACACCTGCGCCAGCTACAAGACCGTCGTCGACCTGCTGAAGCAACGGTTTGGCAAGTCGGAGTGCATCATCCACGCCCACGTCCAGGCTCTCCTTGATCTACAAGTTCCGGTCCACCAAGGCAAGACCTACATCCTACAGCTGTGGAGACTTCGGGACGAGGTGGTCAAGCACACGAGGAGTCTAGAAGCCCAAGGAGTTACAGGCAAGCAATGTGAAGTGCTACTAACCCCCATGATTGTTTCCAGACTGCCCACAGAGTTAAGGTTAAACTGGTCAAGGGATGGtagtggacatgaaagtgatcTTGAGTGGCTTCTTAGTTGGCTTCAAAGGGAGATTGAAGTGATAGAAAGGAGTGAAATGTATAAGGGCAATGTTAAGAgtttagaaggaaggaagggtagtaAGGATAGTAAAGAAGTACAtaagggaaacaaggaaaaattgtTCACAGCCTCGGCTTTACATGTGACTTCCCCGCCTGAAAGATCAgattgtgtgttttgtagtaAGAGAAACCACAAGTCTGAGAAGTGCTACAAGTTTCTGGTGTTGGATGGGCAGCAGAGGTTTGACAAGATAAGGGAATTGggtgtgtgttttagatgttTAAATAGTGGTCATAAGTCTAGAAGTTGTAAGGCCAAATGTTCCAAGTGTCGTGGTGACCACAATAGTACCATGTGTGGTGTTAAGTTGAGTGTGGTCCCTAAGGCCGAAGTAGAGGAGAGTAAACAGATGGGCACCCAAACCCTTGCGATGTTGTCAGGCCACTACAGGAACAAGACTGTGTTACAAACAGCTAAGGTAAAGGTAGTGAACCATAAGGGGGATATTGTTACTGCAAGGCTGATGTTTGACAATGGCTGTGATAGGTCATATGTTACCAATAAGTTTGTAGGAAGATGTAAACCTGAATGGGTCACCAATACAGAAGTCCCTTATAGTTCCTTTGGTGGCCATAGCTCAAGCAAGTGTGTACAAAGTAGTCTATACAAGTTGAAGCTTTTAGATGATAagggtgatttgttttcccTTGTGTTGGCAGGCATTCCCATTATATGTGAACCGCTAATTAGGCCAGTAGTACCAGAACACATTTTAAGTGCCTTTAATCATTTAAAGTTTGCAGATGACTTTGACCATAGTTCTCCTTTAGACTTAGATATCCTTATTGGTCTGGACTACTACTGGAGCCTAGTAACGCCTAGTGATGCAGTTCAAGTGGGGTTGACAGTTGCCCTGAAATCAGTGTTTGGCTGGACCTTGAGTGGAAACACTGGTAAATTATCTGACACTACAGGTGTGCCTTTACTGCCAACCTTTAAACCTTCGTCACCTCAACTCTTGTGCATCTCTAAAGTCACTGATGCTGATATGTCTAACTTTTGGGATTTGGAGACTATTGGCATAAGTAGTagcaaggaaagtaaggaagacgTTAGAGATAAGATTGTTCAAGAATATAGTGATAAGATCAAGTTTGTAGATGGTAGATATGAAGTCCACTTGCCGTGGAAGGACAACCCTAAGAAGGATACTTTGATGAGTAATGAAGTTCAAGCTAAGAAGAGATTAAATAAGCTTTTGGTGAAGTTGGATAAGGACGAAGACTTAAAGGCTGAGTACATGAAGGTATTTGCCGAGTATGAGCATTTAGGAATCATTGAAGAGGTGCCGGTAGAGGAAATTGTACACCCTGGCCCTGTTTACTACATGCCTCACAGGCCAGTTGTCAGactcagcagcagcaccacaaaGGTACGACCAGTCTTTGATGCGTCTGCCAAGGGTCCTAACGGGATTTCTCTCAATGACTGTATGACAACGGGTCCGTCTCTCAACCCAGACCTAGTAGAGATATTAATTAGATACAGACGCTGGCCCTATGTAGTTACTGCTGATATTGTTAAAGCTTTTTTGCAAATAAGTGTACAGAGCCAAGATAGAAATGTTCATAGATTTTTTATGCCAGCCGAAGGTGGAGTTAGACACATGAGGTTTACTAGAGTTGTTTTTGGCAATACATCAagtcctttccttcttaatgCTACGATTAAGACACATTTGAGTAAGTACTCTGAGTGTGAAGTAATTCAGGATCTTCAGAGAGACATGTATGTAGACAACTGGTTCAGTGGGGCTGATAGTGAAGTAGAGGCAGTAAGGAAGTACACCACAGCCTACAACATTATGTCTGAAGCCAACATGTCTCTTGAGAAGCTTGTATCCAATAGTTTAGTAATTGCATCAAAATGTAATGACAAGGTTCACTGTGTACAGGACGATGAAGTTAACAGTGTACTAGGTTTGAAGTGGTCTGAGGACAgtgatgttttttcttattgtggTCTAGACCTGGATTTCCCTTTGGAATTAGCATGTACCAAGAGGACAGTATTAAGTTTAATAGCTAAGATTTTTGATCCATGTGGATTTATCAGCCCATTTACCATGTATGCTAAGATACTTTTCCAAGATATTTGGAAGTCAGGTGTGTCCTGGGATGACAAGTTGTCACAAGATTTAGAAGTAAGATTTGAAAAATGGGTAAGGAGTACCAGACATTTGAGTCCATTAGTTATAGGTAGACATTATTTTCCCCATGTACCTTGGAAAAGTATTGAGTTTATTGAGATTCATGGGTTTGGGGATGCCTCGGAAAAAGGTTATGGGGCGTGTGTATACCTAAGGCTATGTCTTGACAGTGCATGTAACACTTCATTGGTTGTATCCAAGAGTAGAGTGGCACCAATCAAGAAATTAACCCTGCCTAAGCTAGAACTGTTGGGAGCattgctttgtgccagattgGTGGTGTTTGTGAAGAAGGCTCTGTATCTTAAGATTAAAACCCAAGTGACGTGTTGGACTGATTCCACTATTGCATTGGGATGGATAAGGAATGATCCAAGTTTAAAGGATGTATATGTCAACAACAGAGTTAGAGAGATTCAGCACCTGACACCTCCAAGTAACTGGTATCATTGCAAGGGGACAGAAAATCCTGCCGACTTGATAACCCGAGGGTTACTAGCAGAGAGCCTTCTTGGAAATGATCTGTGGTTTAGCGGTCCTAAGTATTTGTCTGACCCCACATTTAGAGTCCAGGAAAGAGATGCTTTAACTGCCAGCATTAACACTGTGAATGTTGTACTTGAGAATAATTTAGCATGTTTAGCTGTTCAGACTAGGACACCCATTTTTGACCTTGAGAGATATAATGATCTTGCTAAGTCACTAAGAATTGTTGGGTATGTTTTGAGATTCATAAATAATTGTAAAAGTAAAAGGTTGGGATGTGAGTTGAAAACTTGTAGATTTACAACTGAAGAACTAGAGTTTGCCGAATTAAAATTAATCTATGTAGAGCAGAGACAAGCCTTCCCAGATGAAATCAAAGCCATATCCAGTGAGCGGTCTCTTCCTAAGCATTCCAAGCTAAGCAAATTAAACCCATTTCTTGATCAAGAGGGTATTCTAAGAATCAAGGGTAGATTACAATTTTCTAGTCTGGGTTATAACTCAAAACATCCCATCATTCTTCCTAAGGGTCACTTTTCTAAGTTGTTAGTACAATTTCAACATAAGTTCATGAAGCATGCAGGTGTAAACAGCATTGTGTCATCATTAAGAACTAGTTTTTGGGTGATTGGGTTAAGAAGAATGGCAAAGACGGTGGTTAGAGAGTGTTTGAGTTGTCGGAGGCACGACAGCCGTCCTTGCAGTCAACCTGTTGCCCCTTTACCTGACCTGCGAGTCAACCCTGCACCTCCGTTTGCAGTTACAGGTTTAGATTTCACTGGCCCTTTATTTAGTGCTGATCATCCAGGGAAAAAATTGTATGTGTTACTTTTTACCTGTGCTGTTATTAGAGCTGTACATCTAGAACTCACAGAGTCCATGTCATTGGTCGATTGTATGCGGGCCATAAGGAGATTTGTTGCTCGTAGAGGGATTcctaatgttttctattccgaCAATGCAAAAACATTTGTTGCAGCCTCCACAGAAGTACAGAAGGTGTTTGGTCATCTAGCCCCAAGGTGGAAGTTTAATGTACCAAGGTCCCCATGGTGGGGCGGGTGGTTTGAGAGGCTCATTGGTTCAGTCAAGCTAGCTTTAAGGAAGTCTTTGGGAGTTAAGTATGTAAGCCAGTCTGAGTTAGAAACAATTCTTATAGAAATTGAGTCGTGCATTAACTCTCGACCATTGACCTTTGTGAGTGATGACCCAGATTTTGATCATTATCTAACTCCATCACACTTTATTCTTGGTAGGAACAGCACATGTACACCTTCTGATGTTGATGAATCCCCTATTATAAGCCCTGAAGACTTGTACAttagaaagaatataagaaatcaGAGGTTGGAACATTTTTGGAAGGTGTGGAGAGAAGATTATATAGCTAATTTGCCCCCTGTAGTAAAAGGTTTCAACCAGAAATGTAAAGTGGATGTTGGTAGTGTTGTACTCATTAGAGGAGACAATGTACCCAGACAACGGTGGCCCATGGGTGTGATTGTTAATGTGATTGTTAATGTGTATCCCGGTAGAGACGGTGTGATTCGCAGTGTTGATGTTAAGACAGGAAAAGGCATTTTCAACCGGACTATTCAAACCCTGCATGATTTAGAGATAAATCCTCATTTAGACACTGATGTGATAACTCCTCAACCAGTACTTCATGATCAGGCAGTACAAGATGATGTAACTTCAAGTGTAGCTAATGATGACTCTGTACAAGATTGTGatccggaggaggaggaggaggtagctgTTTATACTTCAAGGGGTCGGCTCGTTAAAAGGCCTCACAGATTAGATTTATAA
- the LOC135102171 gene encoding receptor-type tyrosine-protein phosphatase F-like isoform X1 has translation MPVVTLYPKSPTELYANWTLVECKTRCPIMQQNIQWKRKRKHYHLEEFLQPNVTEYTINNLQPNKSYKVRVLLATSAGYPEHMIRLPWYTVRMPRSSSDLPRDNVFLIVHLSTCSQRPTEVLVNWTLDASLQKDLANYHVLYNTSTSVWQKELPTTETSLTLTYLVPRTCYGVKVRATYSTGRNSTESYLKTICTLPRPPHILSQHSNTNRIKVNKLRTKVLNTTSMRITWKHTPRKIQVDFYTIRVENVESDPNSQTETPEDKRSEVKGTHLEAAGRGPRSPQPTKYEDSRDTANIKI, from the exons ATGCCGGTGGTGACGCTATACCCTAAATCGCCCACCGAACTGTACGCGAACTGGACCCTCGTGGAGTGCAAGACAAGATGTCCCATCATGCAGCAGAACATtcagtggaagaggaaaagaaaacactaccaTCTGGAGGAGTTCTTGCAGCCAAACGTCACGGAGTACACCATTAATA ATCTGCAGCCAAACAAATCTTACAAAGTGAGAGTCCTGTTGGCTACCAGTGCTGGCTACCCAGAACACATGATTCGGCTGCCCTGGTACACCGTCAGGATGCCACGCAGCAGCTCTGACTTGCCACGGGATAATGTCTTCCTCATCGTTCATCTCTCCACTTGCAGCCAGAGGCCCACCGAGGTCTTG GTAAATTGGACGCTGGACGCCTCACTGCAGAAGGATCTTGCCAATTATCATGTGTTGTATAACACCTCCACCTCTGTCTGGCAAAAAGAACTCCCAACGACCGAAACTTCCCTAACACTCACATATCTAG TTCCGAGAACGTGTTACGGCGTGAAGGTCCGAGCCACCTACAGCACCGGGCGAAACAGCACCGAGTCTTACCTGAAGACCATCTGCACACTGCCACGGCCTCCCCACATCCTCTCCCAACACTCCAACACCAACAGGATCAAAGTGAACAAGCTCAGG ACCAAGGTGCTGAACACTACCAGCATGCGCATCACCTGGAAACACACGCCGCGGAAGATCCAGGTCGACTTCTACACCATTAGGGTCGAGAACGTTGAATCAGACCCGAACAGCCAAACGGAAACACCCGAAGACAAGCGGAGTGAGGTGAAGGGGACGCATTtggaggccgcgggaagaggtcCTCGCAGCCCACAGCCGACGAAATACGAAGATTCCCGAGACACGGCTAATATTAAAATAT GA